The sequence below is a genomic window from Planctomycetota bacterium.
GGTCAGCGGCGGAAACGTCGCCGAGGCCGCGAAGCAGTTCGCCGGCCTGCAGGATCTGGACATTGCTAGCGCCGCCATGCCCTACATCGAGCCGTACATGGAAGGCATCAAGAGCCTCATTGACCAGGCCGGAGCAAGCGGTCTCGGCGACGCAGCGACCGGTGCTCTGAATGCCCTTGGCGGAGGCGGCTCCGACAGCGAGTGATCGCGGCTAGACGGATCGCCAGGCCGCGACGTCGGCTACACAATTCTCTCTCTCCCAGTTCGACGGGCCGGCACATGGTGTGCCGGCCCGTCGGCGCTTTCACGAGCGCGGAGACAAGGAACGCGGCACTGCCAAACGCTTACTCTGCGGGGAGACGCAAGGCCTCATGCGTGGTCGCTTCGATCTTCGGTCGCAACACCTCGGCCATCTTCGCGAGCAGCCACGGCAGCTGGACCACCACGGCCACATGATCGCCGTGGACCGTCGCCTTGCCATCGACAGTCTGTCCCATCGCCGCGACGCGAAAGGTCATCTCGTCGCCGGTCCATGTTTGCTCGATCTGACCCAAGCCATCGGCCACCCCGGCGACTTTGCCGAAGCCGCGCTCTAGCCGACGCTTTGCTTCGTCTCGGCCGAGCTGGTGAGGCACTTTGAGATCGACGGTCTTGGGTTCCACTTGGCCTCCGGAGTCAGTAGCGATAGACCGCAGCAACGCCCGTGTCGGTCGGGTGCATGTCGCTGGGAACCACGCGGACTTTCCCGCCGGCACGCATAACCAGCTCGCACAGATCGTCCAGCACGTCGTCGACGTCGGCACCGCTCTCCTTGGCCCGTTTCACAGCACCGGTGTCCGGGTCGAGTCGGCCGCCGATGCTCTTGCCGGCGTCGACGATGAGCGACAGCACACGACCTTCCCGCGCTGCCTTCGCGACAGCGTCGACGTCGTCGCTTCCACCGGCGCGGGCTTTGGCGTTGCCGAACTGCTCGGTCAGTTCGTGGACTTCCTTCTCAAAGTCCGGCCGAAAGACGGCTTCCATCTCCTGCTCGAGACGCTCGCGATCCACCTCGACCGCATCGGGATTAATGCGGATGCCCTTCTTCGTATTGCGCGGGTGGTGGCTGACCTTGAAAAAGATGTCGTGATAGTCGACGTCACCCGCGAAGTAGAGCGGCAGGTCGCCGCCGCGGCAGTGGAAGTCGTAGACCGCGCGATCCACGGCTCGCAGATAGCGCTCGATGTCTTTGTTCCGGTCGTCCTTGTTGTCGTGATGGCCGTGGAACATGCCGCTGTACGACAGGCCTCCGTACGAGTTGACGTTGAGCTCACCCTCGACCTGGCCGCCGAGTGCTTCGACGATGGTCGTCGGCACTTCGTCATCCAGGACGGTTTCATCAAGCCCTTCCAGCCCGCCCTCGAAGAGGCGAACGCTCTTCTGCGTCACC
It includes:
- a CDS encoding polyhydroxyalkanoic acid system family protein; amino-acid sequence: MEPKTVDLKVPHQLGRDEAKRRLERGFGKVAGVADGLGQIEQTWTGDEMTFRVAAMGQTVDGKATVHGDHVAVVVQLPWLLAKMAEVLRPKIEATTHEALRLPAE